One Kineococcus aurantiacus genomic window carries:
- a CDS encoding ABC transporter ATP-binding protein produces MARIELKNIVKQYGDGFPAVNDVSLDIADGEFVILVGPSGCGKSTLLRMIVGLEDITSGDLLIDGKRVNDLAPRDRDLAMVFQNYALYPHLTVGENIAFPLRLNHSKVPEKEVRERVQRAADMLELNEHLDRKPANLSGGQRQRVAMGRAIVRDAKAFLFDEPLSNLDAKLRGQMRTEIARMQRSLGTTTVYVTHDQTEAMTLGDRVAVLRKGVLQQVASPRELYEQPVNLFVAGFIGAPPMNFLPARVAGTTLQLPFCEVPRPEQVDGSYEGKLLIVGVRPEHFDDADVTDAPAGAVTFSAQVDVTEWLGNELYAYIPFEAADETREQLAELDRELDGESLRSQLVVTLDAMSGVRDGDTAKLWFDPRRMHVFDPTTGVNLTRDDAKAAKIGEQSEALRKRSLERAQSAAARTPAHA; encoded by the coding sequence ATGGCTCGCATCGAACTGAAGAACATCGTCAAGCAGTACGGCGACGGGTTCCCCGCGGTGAACGACGTCAGCCTGGACATCGCCGACGGCGAGTTCGTCATCCTCGTGGGCCCCTCGGGCTGCGGGAAGTCGACGCTGCTGCGCATGATCGTCGGGCTGGAGGACATCACCTCCGGGGACCTGCTCATCGACGGCAAGCGCGTCAACGACCTCGCCCCGCGCGACCGCGACCTGGCGATGGTCTTCCAGAACTACGCCCTCTACCCGCACCTGACGGTGGGGGAGAACATCGCCTTCCCGCTGCGCCTGAACCACTCCAAGGTCCCCGAGAAGGAGGTGCGCGAACGGGTCCAGCGCGCCGCGGACATGCTGGAGCTCAACGAGCACCTCGACCGCAAACCGGCGAACCTGTCCGGCGGGCAGCGCCAGCGCGTGGCGATGGGGCGGGCCATCGTCCGGGACGCGAAGGCGTTCCTGTTCGACGAGCCGCTGTCGAACCTCGACGCCAAGCTGCGCGGTCAGATGCGCACCGAGATCGCCCGCATGCAGCGCTCCCTGGGCACCACCACGGTGTACGTCACGCACGACCAGACCGAGGCGATGACCCTGGGTGACCGCGTGGCCGTCCTGCGCAAGGGCGTGCTGCAGCAGGTCGCCAGCCCCCGCGAGCTGTACGAGCAGCCCGTCAACCTCTTCGTGGCCGGGTTCATCGGCGCGCCGCCGATGAACTTCCTCCCGGCGCGGGTCGCGGGGACGACGCTGCAGCTGCCGTTCTGCGAGGTGCCGCGGCCCGAGCAGGTCGACGGGTCCTACGAGGGCAAGCTGCTCATCGTCGGCGTGCGCCCGGAGCACTTCGACGACGCCGACGTCACCGACGCCCCGGCCGGGGCCGTCACCTTCTCGGCGCAGGTCGACGTCACGGAGTGGCTGGGCAACGAGCTGTACGCCTACATCCCGTTCGAGGCCGCCGACGAGACCCGCGAGCAGCTGGCGGAGCTGGACCGGGAGCTGGACGGGGAGAGCCTGCGGTCCCAGCTCGTCGTCACGCTGGACGCCATGAGCGGGGTGCGCGACGGGGACACCGCCAAGCTGTGGTTCGACCCCCGGCGCATGCACGTCTTCGACCCGACGACGGGGGTGAACCTCACGCGCGACGACGCCAAGGCCGCCAAGATCGGCGAGCAGTCCGAGGCGCTGCGCAAGCGGTCGCTGGAGCGGGCGCAGTCGGCGGCGGCCCGCACCCCGGCGCACGCCTGA